A DNA window from Rhipicephalus sanguineus isolate Rsan-2018 chromosome 8, BIME_Rsan_1.4, whole genome shotgun sequence contains the following coding sequences:
- the LOC119401471 gene encoding retinol dehydrogenase 14 produces MVPLFPIMGLKNVLMCAVAGVLAVFALRQWRVHTWGRCRSKRSMIGKTVVITGANSGLGKATAIELARRGARVILAVRDISGGLLAAADVRRVTSIENVVVRYLDLSSFSSIRAFANGVLKSEMHLDVLVCNAGVFQCPLTLTRDGFEMQMGVNHLGHFLLTNLLLDRLKNSQPSRVVVVTSNLYKRAKLKSSELLMDVSNYDKRLAYANSKLANVLFVRELSRRLRGTGVKAYAVSPGMVYTNLGRHTKLPWYLMVLLLPFALFAVRTPEQGCQSIVDCAVNEEYEQHSGKFYYNCRPEKLESIALDDDLALKVWAESEKLTGVLSVDVRG; encoded by the coding sequence ATGGTTCCGCTGTTTCCAATCATGGGCTTGAAAAACGTCCTTATGTGCGCGGTCGCTGGTGTTCTGGCCGTGTTCGCGTTGCGTCAGTGGCGAGTACACACTTGGGGTCGGTGCCGAAGCAAGCGCTCCATGATCGGCAAGACTGTGGTGATCACGGGCGCCAACTCGGGTCTCGGCAAGGCCACGGCGATCGAACTTGCGCGGCGAGGAGCCAGGGTTATTCTCGCTGTTCGCGACATCAGTGGAGGCTTGCTCGCTGCCGCCGACGTGCGACGCGTGACTAGCATCGAGAACGTCGTGGTTCGCTACCTGGACCTCTCGTCGTTCAGCTCGATCCGGGCGTTCGCCAACGGAGTGCTCAAGAGCGAGATGCATCTGGACGTGCTGGTGTGCAACGCGGGAGTCTTCCAGTGTCCCCTGACGCTGACTCGAGACGGTTTCGAGATGCAGATGGGTGTCAACCACCTGGGACACTTTTTGCTCACCAACCTGCTCCTAGATCGGCTCAAAAACTCGCAACCCAGTCGCGTCGTGGTCGTCACGTCAAACCTGTACAAGCGGGCCAAGCTCAAGTCCAGCGAACTGCTCATGGACGTGAGCAACTACGACAAGCGACTCGCCTACGCCAACAGCAAGCTCGCCAACGTGCTCTTCGTGCGAGAGCTGAGTCGAAGGCTTCGCGGAACGGGGGTGAAGGCTTACGCCGTGAGTCCAGGCATGGTCTACACAAACCTCGGTCGCCACACCAAACTACCCTGGTATTTGATGGTCCTGCTGTTGCCGTTCGCGCTGTTCGCGGTCAGAACTCCGGAGCAGGGATGCCAGAGCATCGTTGACTGTGCCGTGAACGAGGAGTACGAACAACACTCGGGAAAGTTCTATTACAACTGCCGGCCCGAGAAATTGGAGAGCATAGCTTTGGATGACGATCTGGCGCTCAAGGTTTGGGCGGAGAGCGAGAAGTTGACGGGTGTGTTGTCCGTGGACGTTAGAGGCTGA
- the LOC119401474 gene encoding dr1-associated corepressor: MANKKKKYNARFPPARIKKIMQKDEEVGKVAAPVPVIISRALELFVESLVTRASEITRSRSAKTLSTSHLKACILADERLLFLKELVSSVPDVQGDEEPYEVPPVRPKLTGVRKLRAKNGSTDVPGPSHSTAEETDSAEDEEDDYLEEETDDGSSENTAEAPYPPLYPGVRKTAYLQPPTFPPTIPHLPQFPANLMASSAANIMASSVANIMASSAAAAAAAAAAKPDDDYDS; the protein is encoded by the exons atggcaaacaaaaagaagaaatacaACGCCAGGTTCCCGCCC GCAAGAATCAAGAAAATAATGCAGAAAGACGAAGAAGTCGGCAAAGTAGCCGCACCAGTACCTGTTATCATCT CTCGAGCTCTCGAGCTTTTTGTAGAGTCCCTTGTAACGCGTGCCAGTGAAATCACGAGGTCAAGAAGTGCCAAGACGCTCTCCACGTCTCATCT GAAGGCGTGCATTCTGGCGGATGAGCGCCTGCTCTTCTTGAAGGAGTTGGTTTCCTCGGTTCCCGACGTCCAGGGTGACGAGGAACCCTATGAGGTACCCCCTGTGCGGCCTAAACTTACAGG TGTCCGGAAGCTTCGTGCCAAGAATGGAAGCACTGATGTCCCTGGACCCAGTCACTCCACTGCGGAAGAGACGGACAGTGCGGAAGACGAGGAGGACGACTACTTGGAAGAG GAGACAGATGACGGGAGCAGCGAGAACACAGCTGAGGCTCCGTATCCACCACTTTATCCAGGTGTTCGGAAAACTGCTTACCTCCAGCCCCCAAC ATTTCCACCTACCATCCCTCACCTGCCCCAGTTCCCAGCAAACCTCATGGCCAGTTCAGCAGCGAACATCATGGCCAGCTCAGTGGCAAACATCATGGCCAgttcggcggcagcagcagcggcggcggcagctgcaAAGCCAGATGATGATTATGATTCTTGA